A region from the Wansuia hejianensis genome encodes:
- a CDS encoding ATP-grasp domain-containing protein: MESIRRQYQQIIEENFEENYQAALKTKDYLEHSSVAYHGRCVRTLQIPKVFTPEVAEKYGEIVTVTYGIFEKVIREYLENPEYRKLFPFSRELEDLILVPRGYDSLLPIARFDIFYNEEDDSFKFCEINTDGTSAMNEDYVLNQALELNPAHQEMKRRYAFSSYELYDSWVQTFLNIYGTYKGRVDHPHVAIVDFLENASITEFEEFQRRFEKAGVSCEICEITEMTYQNHVLYSPSGHPVDAVYRRAVTTDVCAASARIQPFLEAVREQAVCLIGAFCTQIIHNKWLFKLIREEPTLSLLDPLERDFVRKHIPYTNLLDERYCSKEEILAEKDRWLIKPLDSYASRGVYAGCDDTPEQWRKHVEASFNHGYIYQEYCPPYRTKNICFVEDPRCFKEYTNMSGLFVYDGKFSGIYSRLSDGGIISSQYNEKAVASLLLEKTL; encoded by the coding sequence ATGGAATCTATCCGCAGACAATACCAACAAATCATAGAAGAAAATTTTGAAGAAAATTACCAGGCTGCTTTGAAGACTAAGGACTATCTGGAACATTCCTCTGTGGCCTACCATGGACGCTGCGTACGGACATTGCAGATCCCCAAGGTTTTCACACCTGAGGTTGCTGAAAAATACGGGGAAATTGTCACCGTCACTTATGGGATATTTGAAAAGGTGATCCGGGAATATCTTGAGAATCCGGAGTATCGTAAGCTTTTCCCTTTTTCCAGAGAACTGGAAGATCTGATCCTGGTTCCCCGGGGATACGACAGCTTGCTTCCCATTGCCAGGTTTGATATTTTCTATAACGAAGAAGACGATTCTTTTAAATTCTGTGAGATCAATACAGACGGGACCAGCGCCATGAACGAAGACTACGTTCTGAATCAGGCTCTGGAGCTGAACCCGGCGCATCAGGAGATGAAACGGCGGTATGCATTTTCATCCTATGAGCTATATGATTCATGGGTTCAGACCTTCCTGAACATCTACGGTACTTACAAAGGCAGGGTGGATCATCCCCATGTGGCGATCGTGGATTTTCTTGAAAACGCATCCATTACCGAATTTGAAGAATTCCAACGCCGCTTTGAGAAAGCGGGCGTTTCCTGCGAGATCTGTGAAATTACAGAAATGACTTACCAGAACCACGTGCTTTATTCCCCTTCCGGCCATCCTGTAGACGCCGTCTACCGGCGGGCGGTCACGACAGACGTATGTGCCGCTTCTGCCCGCATTCAGCCCTTTCTGGAGGCCGTACGGGAACAGGCAGTATGCCTGATCGGAGCTTTCTGCACACAGATCATCCATAATAAATGGCTGTTCAAGCTTATCCGCGAAGAGCCCACACTCTCGCTGTTAGACCCGCTGGAGCGTGATTTTGTCAGAAAACATATCCCCTACACGAACCTGCTGGATGAACGATACTGCTCTAAAGAAGAGATTTTGGCGGAAAAGGACCGATGGCTGATAAAACCCCTGGATTCTTACGCATCCAGGGGTGTCTACGCCGGCTGTGACGACACTCCCGAACAATGGCGGAAGCATGTGGAGGCCAGCTTTAATCATGGCTATATCTACCAGGAATACTGTCCTCCCTACCGGACGAAAAATATTTGTTTTGTAGAAGATCCAAGGTGTTTTAAAGAATACACCAATATGTCGGGCCTTTTCGTCTATGACGGTAAATTCTCCGGCATTTACTCCCGGCTTTCCGACGGAGGAATCATCTCCAGCCAGTACAACGAGAAGGCCGTCGCCTCTCTGCTGCTGGAAAAAACTCTTTAG
- a CDS encoding glutamate-cysteine ligase family protein has protein sequence MSDIERRNLDILEQHFRDGCKLNCIQKLGVEIEHFIVHEDTGASVTYYEECGVEYLLHEIESYYPRHYYEGEHLLGLYNNDCSISLEPAGQLEISIVPKESIRVIQKIYQTFLRQLLPVLQRCGYRLVTLGYQPVSRADDLPLIPKKRYDYMDQYFQSSGTRGRNMMRGTAATQVSIDYCCEKDFQRKYKSAYLLMPALKLLTDNTPVFEGAPYQGCLARTYIWNNVDSVRCGMIPGTFRPDFGFRSYAEYLWNLPLIFLPTPEGSVYTGSRPVKDIWKDHLITPEDVEHILSMTFLDVRVKHYVEIRGADSMPFEYVMAYLALIKGLFFKPEVLEELLAQYPVTEQNILDAENHLMKKGYDSEIYGQPASVFLWKLLDLAEDHLEDGEALCLLPFRKNIQKRMTLAKEYYGIYPQTIPTNHRRKF, from the coding sequence ATGAGCGACATCGAAAGAAGAAACCTGGATATACTCGAACAGCATTTTCGGGATGGTTGCAAACTCAACTGTATCCAGAAGCTTGGCGTAGAGATCGAGCATTTTATCGTCCATGAGGACACTGGCGCCAGCGTGACGTATTATGAAGAATGCGGTGTGGAATACCTGCTTCACGAAATTGAATCTTACTACCCACGCCATTACTACGAGGGAGAACATCTGCTGGGACTATATAACAACGACTGTTCGATCAGCCTGGAACCGGCCGGGCAGCTGGAGATCAGCATTGTCCCCAAAGAGAGCATACGGGTGATTCAGAAGATTTATCAGACTTTTCTCAGGCAGCTGCTGCCAGTTCTCCAGCGCTGCGGATATCGTCTGGTTACTTTGGGATATCAGCCGGTCAGCCGCGCAGACGACCTTCCGCTGATCCCTAAAAAACGGTACGATTACATGGATCAGTATTTCCAGTCCTCCGGCACCAGAGGGCGCAATATGATGCGCGGCACAGCAGCTACCCAGGTCTCTATTGACTACTGTTGTGAAAAAGATTTTCAGCGCAAATATAAGAGCGCCTATCTGCTGATGCCTGCTTTAAAGCTTCTGACCGACAACACTCCGGTATTTGAGGGCGCGCCCTATCAGGGCTGCCTGGCCAGAACCTACATCTGGAATAATGTGGACAGCGTCCGCTGCGGCATGATCCCAGGCACTTTCCGGCCTGATTTCGGCTTCCGGTCCTATGCGGAATACCTCTGGAATCTTCCGCTGATATTCCTCCCAACGCCGGAGGGTTCTGTCTACACGGGCAGCCGTCCTGTGAAAGATATCTGGAAAGACCATCTGATCACACCAGAGGACGTGGAGCATATCCTCTCCATGACCTTTCTGGACGTGCGCGTGAAGCACTATGTGGAAATCCGCGGCGCAGACAGCATGCCTTTTGAATATGTCATGGCCTATCTCGCCCTGATTAAGGGACTCTTCTTTAAACCTGAGGTTCTGGAAGAGCTTTTGGCACAATATCCTGTCACAGAACAGAATATACTGGATGCAGAGAACCACCTGATGAAAAAAGGCTATGACAGCGAAATATACGGCCAGCCGGCTTCCGTATTCCTATGGAAGCTGCTGGATCTGGCCGAAGACCATCTGGAAGACGGAGAGGCGCTCTGCCTTCTGCCCTTCCGCAAAAACATTCAGAAGCGTATGACGCTGGCAAAGGAGTATTATGGAATCTATCCGCAGACAATACCAACAAATCATAGAAGAAAATTTTGA
- a CDS encoding Rpn family recombination-promoting nuclease/putative transposase — translation MSCRKKLKELTIKDNFMFGAVMSMEDNCRQFLELVMKLRIGEICISSEKSILFHPEYRGVRLDVYAVDDRNSHYNVEMQVIRRAELSKRARYYHSQMDMELLRPGNDYAELPDTYVIFICDFDPFDQGLYCYTFENICLENGILKLNEGCRSIFLSTCGRVRQGVSEGLVQFLRFVKADLRESQEEFENDFVKQLQASVKKVKSSREMEERFMVLEEMLKDERAEGINQGITQGIARGTAESLLGLLEAKGTVPEELKNKVLSEPDLDCLRTWHRIAIHASSVQQFMAEIQAVK, via the coding sequence ATGAGCTGTAGGAAGAAGTTAAAAGAACTCACTATAAAAGACAATTTTATGTTTGGGGCTGTTATGTCCATGGAAGATAACTGCCGTCAGTTTTTGGAACTGGTGATGAAGCTCAGGATCGGGGAAATCTGTATAAGTTCAGAAAAAAGCATTTTGTTCCATCCAGAATACAGAGGGGTCCGTCTTGACGTCTATGCTGTTGATGACAGGAATTCACATTATAACGTTGAAATGCAGGTGATACGCAGGGCTGAGCTTAGTAAACGCGCCCGTTATTACCACAGCCAGATGGATATGGAGCTGCTCCGGCCGGGGAATGATTATGCGGAGCTTCCTGATACTTATGTGATTTTTATCTGTGATTTTGATCCTTTTGATCAGGGGCTTTATTGCTACACCTTTGAGAATATTTGCTTGGAAAATGGGATACTGAAGCTGAATGAAGGCTGCCGCAGCATTTTTCTCAGCACTTGTGGAAGAGTCCGGCAGGGTGTTTCCGAAGGTCTGGTTCAATTTCTCAGGTTTGTCAAGGCAGATCTGAGGGAAAGTCAGGAAGAGTTTGAGAACGATTTTGTTAAGCAGCTTCAGGCATCTGTAAAGAAAGTAAAATCCAGCAGAGAGATGGAGGAACGTTTTATGGTTTTAGAAGAAATGTTAAAGGATGAACGCGCAGAGGGAATTAATCAGGGAATTACTCAGGGAATTGCCCGGGGGACTGCTGAATCATTGCTGGGACTTCTGGAAGCTAAGGGTACGGTGCCGGAAGAATTAAAAAACAAAGTGCTGTCTGAACCAGACCTGGATTGCCTGAGAACTTGGCACAGGATTGCGATCCATGCCAGCTCTGTTCAGCAATTTATGGCAGAAATCCAGGCAGTTAAGTAA
- a CDS encoding DNA topoisomerase III, translated as MKTLVIAEKPSVGRDIGRVLGCSQKGGGAMEGKDYVVTWAMGHLVTLQDPEDYDKKYKEWKLEVLPIMPERLETKVIPQTGKQFHLVRELTGRKDIRDIVIATDAGREGELVARWILQKAGCNKPCRRLWISSVTDKAIREGFAHLKDAREYEHLYEAAVSRAEADWLVGINATRALTCKYNAQLSCGRVQTPTLAMIAKREEEIRSFVPQPFYGVTVLAEGISFTWKNQKSGSTRTGNRERAEAVQKAVSGCLQLAEVEKKRKNTPAPQLYDLTELQRDANRKFGFSAKETLNLMQRLYENHKVLTYPRTDSRYLTADIVPTIRERLEAISIGPYKTLAGKAKKADLKGKLAFVNDSKVSDHHAIIPTEQFVQLANMTSDERKIYDLVVRRFLAVLYPPYVYEETSLTGICAQESFTARGRITVSEGWKEVYGSEPEEVEQAEADAVKNQVLPDVKQGQRLKVLKSTVTEGKTKPPARFNEATLLSAMENPVRYLEKRDEQLARTLGETGGLGTVATRADIIEKLFRSFLLEKKGNDIYITSKARQLLGLVPEDLKKPELTAKWELQLSDMAKGSLKRSDFMKNIRSYARELIDEIRTEEGVFRHDNLTNKKCPNCGKRLLAVNGKNARLLVCQDRECGYRETVSRTTNARCPVCHKRMEMVGKGEDAVFICSCGHKEKLAKFEERRKKEGGGVNKKEVARYLAQQKKEAEQPLNQAFADALKGIKLK; from the coding sequence ATGAAAACTTTAGTCATTGCGGAAAAGCCCTCTGTAGGGCGGGATATCGGGAGAGTGCTGGGATGTTCACAGAAGGGCGGCGGGGCCATGGAAGGAAAGGATTATGTAGTCACGTGGGCCATGGGGCATCTGGTGACGCTTCAGGACCCGGAGGATTATGATAAGAAATATAAGGAATGGAAGCTGGAGGTTCTGCCGATTATGCCAGAGAGGCTGGAGACGAAAGTCATTCCACAGACCGGAAAGCAGTTTCATCTGGTAAGGGAGCTGACGGGCAGGAAGGATATAAGGGACATTGTCATAGCGACGGATGCCGGAAGAGAAGGGGAACTGGTAGCCAGATGGATTCTTCAGAAGGCCGGATGTAATAAGCCCTGCCGCCGGCTGTGGATTTCTTCCGTGACGGATAAAGCGATCCGGGAAGGGTTTGCGCATCTGAAGGATGCCCGGGAATATGAACATCTTTACGAGGCGGCTGTTTCCAGAGCGGAGGCGGACTGGCTGGTGGGCATTAACGCCACGAGGGCTCTGACCTGCAAATATAACGCGCAGCTGTCCTGCGGGCGTGTCCAGACGCCCACTCTGGCCATGATAGCTAAAAGGGAAGAGGAGATCCGTTCATTCGTGCCGCAGCCCTTTTATGGGGTGACGGTGCTGGCGGAGGGAATCAGCTTCACTTGGAAGAACCAGAAGTCGGGAAGCACCCGGACGGGGAACAGAGAAAGGGCAGAGGCCGTGCAGAAGGCGGTTTCCGGATGCCTGCAGCTGGCAGAGGTGGAAAAGAAGAGGAAGAACACTCCGGCTCCCCAGCTTTATGATCTGACGGAGCTGCAAAGAGACGCGAACAGGAAATTTGGCTTTTCAGCAAAGGAAACGCTGAATCTGATGCAGCGGCTGTATGAAAACCATAAAGTGTTGACATATCCCAGAACGGATTCACGGTATCTGACGGCGGATATTGTGCCGACCATTCGGGAAAGGCTGGAGGCTATCAGCATCGGGCCGTATAAGACGCTGGCGGGGAAGGCGAAAAAGGCAGACTTGAAGGGAAAACTGGCTTTTGTCAATGACAGCAAGGTGTCAGATCACCACGCCATCATCCCCACGGAACAATTTGTGCAGCTTGCCAATATGACGTCTGACGAGAGGAAAATCTATGACCTGGTGGTGCGAAGATTCCTGGCGGTTCTATATCCGCCTTATGTATATGAGGAAACCAGTCTGACAGGAATCTGCGCGCAGGAAAGCTTTACAGCCAGAGGCAGAATTACTGTTTCAGAGGGATGGAAAGAGGTCTACGGCAGTGAGCCGGAGGAAGTAGAACAGGCCGAGGCGGACGCCGTAAAAAACCAGGTGCTTCCGGATGTAAAGCAGGGGCAGCGGCTGAAGGTCCTGAAAAGTACGGTGACGGAGGGCAAGACAAAGCCGCCTGCCAGGTTTAACGAGGCGACGCTTCTGTCGGCCATGGAAAACCCAGTCCGTTATCTGGAAAAAAGGGATGAACAGCTGGCCAGGACTCTGGGGGAAACCGGAGGGCTGGGAACGGTAGCCACGCGGGCGGATATCATAGAGAAGCTGTTCCGGAGCTTTTTGCTGGAGAAGAAGGGAAATGACATATATATCACTTCCAAAGCCAGGCAGCTTCTGGGGCTGGTGCCGGAAGACCTGAAGAAGCCGGAACTGACAGCCAAATGGGAGCTGCAGCTTTCTGATATGGCGAAGGGAAGTCTGAAACGAAGCGATTTCATGAAAAATATCCGCAGCTATGCCAGAGAACTGATTGATGAGATCAGGACAGAGGAAGGGGTATTTCGCCATGATAACCTGACAAATAAAAAATGCCCCAACTGCGGGAAACGGCTGTTGGCAGTCAATGGGAAGAACGCCAGGCTGCTGGTATGCCAGGACAGGGAATGCGGATACCGGGAAACTGTGTCCAGAACCACGAATGCACGGTGCCCGGTCTGCCACAAGCGGATGGAGATGGTGGGAAAAGGAGAAGACGCCGTGTTCATCTGTTCCTGTGGACATAAAGAAAAACTGGCGAAATTTGAGGAGCGCAGAAAAAAAGAAGGCGGAGGAGTAAATAAAAAGGAAGTGGCCAGATATCTGGCACAGCAAAAGAAAGAAGCAGAACAGCCGCTGAATCAGGCATTTGCAGATGCGTTAAAAGGCATTAAGCTCAAATGA
- a CDS encoding DeoR/GlpR family DNA-binding transcription regulator: MKELSKQKQRQNFLLDIIKREQMISTTELAKLANCSYPTLCRDLQTLENEKQITHFHGGVQFTGSNINQLTPHTLACSDYYLYDTRTQLNRTEKQAIGQTAAALVQPNDIIFISHGTTTSEFAKALDPNMVLTVITDGLDIINIFQDHPNVRLYTTGGTMNYNSMQIEHNPYISCDISNINLTKIFIGIGGFSFSRGVTFYDFNSFEFLRQIIPNNRELIVLADSTKFESIALANFITIDQISMLVTDWTIDPLYVKQMEDMHLPYLIAPRPAPYGNSQ; this comes from the coding sequence ATGAAAGAGCTTTCTAAACAAAAGCAAAGACAGAACTTCTTATTAGACATTATTAAGAGAGAACAAATGATCAGTACCACCGAATTGGCTAAGCTGGCGAATTGCTCCTATCCCACCCTCTGCCGGGATCTCCAGACGCTGGAAAACGAAAAGCAGATTACTCATTTTCACGGCGGGGTACAATTTACCGGCAGCAATATCAATCAGCTGACACCTCACACCCTGGCCTGCTCGGACTACTACCTGTACGATACCAGAACCCAGCTGAACCGGACTGAAAAGCAGGCAATCGGACAGACAGCCGCTGCACTGGTGCAGCCAAACGATATCATATTCATCTCCCACGGAACCACCACTTCTGAATTCGCAAAAGCGCTTGATCCCAATATGGTTCTGACAGTCATAACCGACGGCCTGGATATCATCAATATATTTCAGGACCATCCCAATGTGAGACTATACACCACCGGAGGGACGATGAACTACAATTCCATGCAGATTGAGCATAACCCTTACATCTCCTGCGATATTTCAAATATCAATCTGACGAAGATATTTATCGGCATCGGCGGCTTTTCTTTTTCAAGAGGCGTTACTTTTTACGATTTCAACAGTTTTGAATTTCTGCGGCAGATTATACCGAATAACAGGGAGCTGATTGTTCTCGCAGATTCTACCAAATTTGAGTCCATCGCGCTTGCGAATTTCATCACGATTGATCAGATCTCCATGCTGGTCACAGACTGGACCATAGACCCGCTCTATGTAAAACAGATGGAAGATATGCATCTGCCTTATTTAATCGCCCCAAGGCCGGCGCCTTACGGGAATAGCCAGTGA
- a CDS encoding FGGY-family carbohydrate kinase, translating into MNTTGTAPLFLCGIDVGTTGTKTMIFALDGTLQGKAYREYSCSYPKPGWVEQDIDMVLAEAFSSCREALERSGIRPGQVAAVALSTQRTTSIFLDQEERVLKTISWQDNRTGNELKEIERKTGKDGFYEMTGLPLNTTWIITKILWMQKNEPDTWKKVRRIVQVQDYFLRRLGADDFYIDYPDACLYGCFDSAGHQWKDELLDIAGIDRRLLPLPTPCGTMVGKVSREAAALTGLAEGTPICVGAGDQNSASIGAGITEQGMISVSLGTGGMAIACMDYPYRDPKASACVTCHAITGYYQFEGYQIGAASVFRWYRDELGYAERVEAERKNTDIYELLNEKIKQVPPGAKGLIMLPYFGSAASPRWNPEARGTLLGLTFAHDRACVARACMEGITMEQKDILTNMKENQIPIKSVRIIGGATNSKIWNQMQADMYRLPCDTLAVEDAAVIGAALMGGAAVGIFSDIREGVRNMIKVKEHYEPKPETADLYDEMYGIYCRAYESLEQGRVFEKISEFQSRY; encoded by the coding sequence ATGAATACAACAGGCACAGCGCCTTTGTTTCTTTGCGGCATTGACGTAGGGACAACCGGGACTAAAACCATGATATTTGCGCTGGATGGTACTTTGCAGGGGAAAGCTTACCGGGAATATAGCTGCAGTTATCCAAAACCCGGATGGGTTGAACAGGATATAGACATGGTACTGGCTGAAGCATTCTCAAGCTGCAGGGAAGCGCTGGAACGTTCAGGCATCCGCCCGGGGCAGGTGGCAGCGGTTGCCCTCTCCACCCAGAGAACCACATCTATATTTTTAGATCAGGAAGAAAGGGTGTTAAAAACAATTTCCTGGCAGGATAACCGGACTGGAAATGAGCTGAAGGAAATCGAAAGAAAGACTGGCAAGGACGGTTTTTACGAAATGACCGGTCTTCCTTTGAACACAACCTGGATAATTACTAAAATACTGTGGATGCAGAAGAACGAACCAGATACATGGAAAAAGGTGCGGCGGATCGTTCAGGTACAGGATTATTTCCTGCGCAGGCTGGGAGCAGACGATTTTTATATCGATTATCCGGACGCCTGCCTCTATGGATGTTTTGATTCCGCCGGGCATCAGTGGAAGGATGAGCTGCTGGACATAGCAGGCATTGACCGCAGGCTGCTGCCCCTGCCGACACCCTGTGGAACCATGGTGGGCAAAGTGAGCAGGGAGGCGGCAGCCCTGACCGGGCTCGCCGAAGGGACGCCGATCTGTGTAGGGGCCGGAGATCAGAACAGTGCCAGTATCGGGGCCGGGATCACGGAACAGGGTATGATTTCGGTGTCTCTTGGGACCGGGGGTATGGCCATCGCCTGTATGGATTATCCGTACAGAGATCCGAAGGCTTCGGCGTGTGTTACCTGCCATGCGATCACGGGTTATTATCAGTTTGAAGGATATCAGATTGGCGCTGCGTCTGTGTTTCGCTGGTATCGTGATGAGCTGGGCTATGCCGAGAGGGTGGAAGCAGAACGGAAAAACACAGACATCTATGAGCTGTTAAATGAGAAAATCAAACAGGTTCCGCCTGGAGCCAAAGGCCTGATTATGCTCCCCTATTTCGGATCTGCCGCTTCTCCGCGCTGGAACCCGGAAGCGAGAGGGACTTTGCTGGGACTGACGTTCGCCCATGACCGGGCCTGCGTGGCCAGAGCCTGTATGGAAGGCATCACGATGGAGCAAAAGGATATTCTGACGAACATGAAGGAAAATCAGATTCCGATCAAGTCAGTCAGGATAATCGGGGGTGCCACGAACAGCAAGATCTGGAACCAGATGCAGGCGGATATGTACAGGCTTCCCTGCGACACCTTAGCGGTGGAGGACGCGGCTGTCATAGGAGCGGCTTTGATGGGCGGAGCGGCCGTCGGAATCTTTTCAGATATCCGGGAGGGCGTAAGGAATATGATTAAAGTCAAAGAACATTATGAGCCGAAACCGGAAACCGCTGATCTGTATGATGAGATGTATGGGATCTACTGCAGGGCATACGAAAGCCTGGAGCAGGGGAGGGTTTTTGAAAAAATATCAGAGTTTCAATCCCGCTATTAA
- a CDS encoding uroporphyrinogen decarboxylase family protein encodes MTPRERVRMALNHQEPDRVPVDLWGSASRIHTEQYQKIAEQLGWEVRESDLLRPGTTTQYVDYRLSDRIGSDFRHINIRQPENFQKYEDADGNLIDEWGIGRKLFQGFNAITLNPLADMEIDTLRKHKWPDPSDPGRTRGLGAIAKDWNDHTDYAITATSAVSGVVFENCQYLCGTENFMMAMYEDEEYVDALVDKLTEVVTEIHLNYLKDVGDYCEWIEFTEDFATQNGLFISPELFRRFFKKGHTEMFRAIKKQHPNIKIWFHSCGSLHKLIPDLLDCGVDIINPLQPFARDMDSAALKREFGDQVCFHGGIDIQYALPGTPEQLEEEVKKRIEGFAPGGGYILSPTNHVQCDVPVENFFLMYEYAHKYGNYPIR; translated from the coding sequence ATGACACCGAGAGAGAGAGTGAGAATGGCGCTGAATCATCAGGAACCGGACAGAGTTCCGGTAGACTTGTGGGGTTCCGCGTCCAGGATACATACAGAGCAGTATCAAAAGATTGCAGAGCAGCTGGGCTGGGAAGTGAGAGAAAGCGATCTTCTGCGGCCAGGCACGACGACACAGTACGTGGATTACCGTCTGTCAGACCGTATAGGCAGCGATTTCCGCCATATCAACATCCGCCAGCCAGAGAATTTTCAGAAGTATGAGGATGCGGACGGCAACCTTATTGATGAGTGGGGGATCGGCAGAAAACTGTTTCAGGGTTTTAACGCGATTACGCTGAATCCTCTGGCGGATATGGAAATAGACACGCTGAGAAAACATAAATGGCCGGACCCTTCCGATCCGGGGAGGACACGGGGGCTTGGAGCGATAGCGAAAGACTGGAACGATCACACGGATTACGCGATTACTGCGACTTCTGCGGTCTCCGGCGTAGTATTTGAAAACTGCCAATACCTCTGCGGGACAGAAAATTTTATGATGGCCATGTACGAGGACGAGGAGTATGTGGATGCGCTGGTGGATAAGCTGACAGAGGTGGTGACGGAAATCCATTTGAATTATCTGAAGGACGTGGGAGATTACTGTGAGTGGATTGAATTTACAGAAGACTTTGCCACTCAGAATGGCCTGTTTATATCTCCGGAGCTGTTCCGCCGGTTCTTTAAAAAGGGTCATACAGAAATGTTCCGCGCAATCAAAAAACAGCATCCCAACATTAAAATCTGGTTTCATTCCTGTGGCTCTCTCCATAAGCTGATTCCGGACCTGCTGGATTGTGGCGTGGATATTATCAATCCCCTGCAGCCCTTTGCCAGGGACATGGATTCGGCCGCTCTGAAGCGTGAATTCGGGGATCAGGTCTGTTTCCACGGCGGCATCGACATCCAGTATGCCCTGCCGGGGACGCCGGAACAGCTGGAGGAAGAAGTGAAAAAGAGGATTGAAGGCTTTGCGCCTGGAGGCGGCTATATCCTCTCGCCCACAAACCATGTCCAGTGTGATGTGCCTGTTGAGAATTTCTTTCTGATGTATGAATATGCACATAAATATGGGAACTATCCGATCCGATAG
- a CDS encoding sugar ABC transporter substrate-binding protein, whose translation MKRRILALLMVGACAVSLTACGGNSETSSSGKSSQAESSTSKSAEKSSSEASASSAEDVKVILGATGLQEDQFTQVMINGYKDAAAELGIEILTSNSQHSSETETSQINNMLEAGAKGIIIECVNPDSSAAIAETAAEKGAAVFACAITLNSDAVFASGVNDCYDLGESTGIYAKEYFEEHFSKDETINVALVTYDGQDMTGSDARITGFLDQLSDYDINIVARQEGEVADKAYNVTTDILTKNSDIDVFFCASENGVVGCVNAIEAAGNPNNTVVFGVDCSEQLVDMMKSDANILQGTTAQDPYTLGTYAVKTTYDYVVNGVEPEEKDFHADCILLTRSDLDKVDQWLADWNEHAK comes from the coding sequence ATGAAAAGAAGGATTTTAGCGCTACTCATGGTGGGGGCATGTGCCGTTTCACTGACGGCATGCGGCGGCAATTCAGAGACAAGCTCTTCGGGAAAATCGTCACAGGCTGAGAGCAGTACCTCAAAAAGCGCGGAGAAAAGCAGCTCAGAAGCGTCCGCGAGTTCAGCAGAGGATGTGAAGGTCATTCTCGGGGCAACCGGCCTGCAGGAGGATCAGTTTACCCAGGTTATGATTAACGGATATAAGGATGCGGCGGCAGAGCTGGGAATCGAGATACTTACGTCTAACTCCCAGCACTCGTCTGAGACAGAAACATCCCAGATTAACAATATGCTGGAGGCAGGAGCCAAAGGGATCATCATCGAATGCGTGAATCCGGACTCTTCAGCGGCAATCGCAGAAACGGCGGCTGAGAAAGGGGCGGCAGTATTTGCCTGTGCCATTACCCTGAATTCGGATGCGGTCTTCGCTTCGGGAGTGAATGACTGCTACGATCTCGGAGAATCAACGGGTATCTATGCAAAAGAATATTTTGAAGAACATTTTTCCAAGGATGAGACAATTAATGTGGCTCTTGTCACCTATGACGGCCAGGATATGACAGGGTCAGACGCGCGCATTACCGGATTCCTGGATCAGCTCAGCGATTATGATATAAATATCGTAGCGCGCCAGGAGGGCGAGGTCGCTGATAAGGCTTATAATGTGACGACGGATATCCTGACTAAAAACAGTGATATTGACGTATTCTTCTGCGCCTCCGAAAATGGAGTGGTCGGATGTGTAAATGCCATTGAAGCTGCCGGCAATCCCAATAATACCGTAGTTTTCGGTGTTGACTGCAGTGAACAGCTGGTGGATATGATGAAATCTGACGCGAACATTTTACAGGGCACGACGGCGCAGGACCCCTATACGCTGGGAACCTATGCGGTAAAAACGACTTATGATTACGTAGTAAACGGAGTTGAGCCGGAAGAGAAGGATTTCCATGCGGATTGTATTCTGCTGACCCGGTCAGATCTGGATAAGGTGGACCAATGGCTGGCAGACTGGAATGAACACGCAAAATAA